A stretch of Natronococcus sp. CG52 DNA encodes these proteins:
- a CDS encoding Cdc6/Cdc18 family protein — translation MSDSVDYFGSETAIFRNKELLQVSHLPDGDRIIGRQAELENLATAIKPATTGNTPNNVLVYGKTGTGKSLCAKFITNQAVDRADQNDITIGVTYIDCLQDSTETQVVQSIAHQLNDRDRTNVSIPHSGLSTAEYYRRLWQISDALYDVVLVILDEVDKIENDDVLMQFSRAVESGKLESSKAGVIGISNKVRYKESLNERVKSSLCEREYVFAPYDATQIQEILTSRSDAFHEDVLSESVIPRVAALSAREHGDARKAIDILRFAGEIAEEEGMDAVTEDCVDQAHEREETSRLAELISKSPSHAKMVLEAMAFLVQQADDNDAAVRTTGIYDVYQRVCAQESSDPLKLRRVRDILSELEFLSIIDQERKWAGKGKGNYMENRLLDDPDVILAACAETEV, via the coding sequence ATGTCCGACTCGGTTGATTATTTCGGGAGCGAAACGGCGATCTTCCGGAACAAGGAACTCTTGCAGGTCTCACATCTGCCGGACGGTGATCGAATCATCGGCCGGCAGGCGGAACTCGAGAATCTCGCCACGGCGATCAAACCGGCGACCACCGGGAACACGCCGAACAACGTGCTCGTCTACGGGAAGACCGGTACCGGAAAATCGCTCTGTGCGAAGTTTATCACCAACCAGGCGGTCGACCGCGCCGACCAGAACGACATCACGATCGGTGTCACCTACATCGACTGCCTCCAGGACTCGACGGAGACGCAGGTCGTTCAGTCGATCGCCCACCAACTCAACGATCGCGACCGGACCAACGTATCGATTCCACACTCGGGGTTGAGTACGGCCGAGTACTACCGGCGTCTCTGGCAGATCTCCGACGCGTTGTACGACGTCGTCCTCGTCATCCTCGACGAAGTGGACAAGATCGAAAACGACGACGTTCTGATGCAGTTCTCGCGAGCCGTCGAGTCGGGCAAACTCGAGTCGAGCAAGGCCGGCGTCATCGGAATCAGCAACAAGGTTCGGTACAAGGAGTCGCTGAACGAGCGCGTCAAATCGAGTCTCTGCGAACGCGAGTACGTGTTCGCTCCCTACGACGCCACGCAGATCCAGGAAATCCTCACCTCTCGCTCGGATGCCTTCCACGAGGACGTCCTTTCGGAGAGCGTCATCCCGCGGGTGGCGGCGCTCTCGGCGCGCGAGCACGGCGACGCTCGTAAGGCGATCGACATCCTCCGATTCGCCGGCGAGATCGCCGAAGAGGAGGGGATGGACGCCGTGACCGAAGACTGCGTCGACCAGGCACACGAGCGCGAGGAGACCAGCCGGCTCGCGGAACTCATCTCGAAGTCGCCGAGTCACGCGAAGATGGTACTCGAGGCGATGGCGTTTCTGGTCCAGCAGGCGGACGACAACGACGCCGCCGTCCGCACCACCGGGATCTACGACGTCTACCAGCGCGTCTGCGCCCAAGAGAGCTCCGACCCGCTCAAACTCCGCCGGGTCCGCGATATACTCTCCGAACTCGAGTTCCTCTCGATCATCGATCAGGAGCGCAAGTGGGCCGGCAAGGGGAAGGGCAACTACATGGAGAATCGGCTCCTCGACGACCCCGACGTGATCCTGGCCGCCTGCGCCGAAACCGAGGTCTGA
- a CDS encoding DUF7577 domain-containing protein, with protein MGIFSILAVVCPRGMWLDLLPSVMATQRDSIDQPVTCRKCGTKNEQFYTYCRHCLEELPAVP; from the coding sequence ATGGGCATATTCAGCATCCTTGCAGTCGTATGCCCGAGGGGTATGTGGCTGGATTTGCTACCGTCGGTAATGGCTACCCAGCGTGATTCAATCGACCAACCAGTCACGTGCAGAAAGTGCGGTACGAAGAACGAACAGTTCTACACGTACTGTCGGCACTGCCTCGAGGAATTGCCCGCAGTTCCGTGA
- a CDS encoding UbiA family prenyltransferase has protein sequence MTNSIAARRRRRWLSSLAAGLRLLVHSNLFISLAAASVVITTVVLAGFPLDPVPFFIVFAVTLFVYTVNRFTDLEEDEENVPQRAAFIKRYGRYWLAIGAGLYLATVGAAVALSLPGAGFLLIPPVVAVVYSLGGIKRVFLVKNLFVGLAWGLIPLGVGIYYGRLWTLEIQFLAAYVAAMITIAAVIFDIKDIVGDRAEGIPTVPTRYGPRRTRIVTQAANLLAAAIVVGLVTVGALPETFLTLFAFHGYVGCYIPFASRSRGPLFYGFVVDGEHVFLAGVVLALEWLVW, from the coding sequence GTGACGAACTCGATCGCGGCGCGGCGGCGACGGCGCTGGCTGTCGTCGCTCGCAGCAGGGCTTCGGCTGCTCGTCCACAGTAACCTCTTCATCTCGCTGGCCGCCGCGAGCGTCGTGATTACGACGGTCGTCCTCGCCGGTTTCCCGCTCGATCCGGTGCCGTTTTTCATCGTCTTCGCCGTCACGCTGTTCGTCTACACCGTCAATCGATTCACCGACCTCGAGGAAGATGAGGAGAACGTCCCCCAGCGGGCAGCGTTCATCAAACGGTACGGCCGGTACTGGCTGGCGATCGGCGCCGGGCTCTACCTCGCCACGGTCGGCGCAGCCGTCGCCCTCTCGCTGCCAGGTGCCGGCTTCCTGTTGATTCCGCCGGTCGTCGCCGTCGTCTACTCGCTAGGTGGGATCAAACGCGTCTTTCTCGTGAAGAACCTGTTCGTCGGGCTGGCCTGGGGGCTGATTCCGCTCGGTGTCGGGATCTACTACGGCCGGCTCTGGACGCTCGAGATCCAGTTTCTGGCCGCGTACGTCGCCGCGATGATCACGATCGCCGCGGTGATCTTCGATATCAAGGATATCGTCGGCGATCGCGCGGAAGGGATTCCGACCGTCCCGACCAGGTACGGTCCGCGACGGACCCGGATCGTCACGCAGGCCGCCAATCTTCTCGCCGCGGCGATCGTCGTCGGTCTCGTCACAGTGGGGGCTCTTCCGGAGACGTTCTTGACCCTGTTCGCGTTTCACGGCTACGTCGGCTGTTACATTCCGTTCGCAAGTCGCAGTCGCGGGCCGCTATTCTACGGGTTTGTCGTCGATGGCGAGCACGTCTTCCTGGCAGGAGTCGTGCTCGCACTCGAGTGGCTCGTCTGGTAG
- the sucC gene encoding ADP-forming succinate--CoA ligase subunit beta, with the protein MKLHEYQAKQVFADAGIPTPESQLASDVDGVLTAAREIGYPVAVKAQVQVGGRGKAGGIELVDDDDEAREAAESIIGMDLKGYRVDQVLVEGAVDFVDELYVGITMDRGEGKPVAMVSTKGGVNIEEVAEEDPDAIAREHIDPSFGMHPYQARKAVYDAGVDGAVARDVSNVLMTLYDLWENRDGSDAEINPLMVTGDDEVIAADAVMNIDEDALFRQPELAEMEAEAAGSGDELEQKADEYGFDYVRLEGNTGIIGNGAGLVMTTLDLVDHYGGEPANFLDVGGGAKAERIANALDMVFSDDNVDSVVFNIFGGITRGDEVARGINEALEQFDEIPKPVVVRLAGTNWEEGMEILNEDLVTVEQTLEDAVQRAVEYAEEVNDQ; encoded by the coding sequence ATGAAATTGCACGAGTACCAGGCGAAGCAGGTCTTCGCCGACGCCGGGATTCCGACGCCGGAGTCGCAACTCGCCTCCGACGTCGACGGCGTACTGACCGCGGCCCGGGAGATCGGTTATCCCGTCGCGGTCAAGGCGCAGGTACAGGTCGGCGGCCGGGGGAAAGCTGGCGGAATCGAACTCGTCGACGACGACGACGAAGCCCGCGAGGCGGCCGAGTCGATCATCGGGATGGATCTCAAGGGCTACCGCGTCGACCAGGTTCTCGTCGAGGGGGCCGTCGACTTCGTCGACGAACTCTACGTCGGGATCACGATGGACCGCGGCGAGGGCAAACCCGTCGCGATGGTCTCGACCAAGGGTGGCGTCAACATCGAGGAAGTCGCCGAGGAGGACCCCGACGCCATCGCGCGCGAGCACATCGATCCCTCCTTCGGGATGCACCCCTACCAGGCGCGCAAGGCCGTCTACGACGCAGGTGTCGACGGTGCCGTCGCGCGCGACGTCTCGAACGTCCTCATGACCCTCTACGATCTCTGGGAGAACCGCGACGGCTCCGACGCCGAGATCAACCCGCTGATGGTCACGGGCGACGACGAGGTCATTGCGGCCGACGCCGTGATGAACATCGACGAGGACGCGCTGTTCCGCCAGCCCGAACTCGCCGAGATGGAGGCCGAAGCGGCCGGCAGTGGCGACGAACTCGAGCAAAAGGCCGACGAGTACGGCTTCGACTACGTCCGCCTCGAGGGCAACACGGGTATCATCGGCAACGGCGCGGGCCTCGTGATGACCACGCTCGACCTCGTCGACCACTACGGCGGCGAACCCGCCAACTTCCTCGACGTCGGTGGCGGCGCGAAGGCCGAACGCATCGCGAACGCGCTCGATATGGTCTTCTCGGACGACAACGTCGACAGCGTCGTCTTCAACATCTTCGGCGGGATCACGCGCGGCGACGAGGTCGCCCGCGGGATCAACGAGGCGCTCGAGCAGTTCGACGAGATCCCGAAGCCGGTCGTCGTCCGACTGGCCGGGACCAACTGGGAGGAAGGCATGGAGATTCTGAACGAGGACCTCGTGACGGTCGAACAGACCCTCGAGGACGCGGTCCAGCGTGCTGTCGAGTACGCTGAGGAGGTGAACGACCAATGA
- the sucD gene encoding succinate--CoA ligase subunit alpha: protein MSVLVDDDTRVVVQGITGGEGKFHAEQMMEYGTNIVAGAVPGKGGQEVEGVPVYDTVHEAVDEENADTSVIFVPPAFAGDAVFEALDTDLDLAVAITEGIPTQDMARVNKRLSETDTRLIGPNCPGLITPGEAKLGILPGNIFAEGNVGLVSRSGTLTYQVVDSLTNRGIGQTTAIGIGGDPIIGTDFVDALELFENDDDTDAIVMCGEIGGEDEEEAAAFIDENVDTPVAGFIAGRTAPPGKRMGHAGAIVSGSGTGTAESKISALNDAGVPVGDTPEEVADHIEEFLG from the coding sequence ATGAGCGTACTAGTCGACGACGACACGCGCGTCGTGGTACAGGGCATCACCGGCGGGGAAGGGAAGTTCCACGCCGAGCAGATGATGGAGTACGGCACCAACATCGTGGCCGGCGCGGTCCCCGGCAAGGGCGGCCAGGAAGTCGAGGGTGTCCCCGTCTACGACACGGTTCACGAAGCCGTCGACGAAGAGAACGCCGACACGTCCGTGATCTTCGTCCCGCCGGCGTTCGCCGGCGACGCCGTCTTCGAGGCGCTCGACACCGACCTCGATCTCGCAGTCGCGATCACGGAGGGCATTCCGACCCAGGACATGGCCCGGGTCAACAAGCGCCTCTCCGAGACCGACACGCGACTCATCGGTCCGAACTGTCCCGGCCTCATCACGCCCGGCGAGGCCAAACTCGGCATCCTTCCCGGCAACATCTTCGCCGAGGGGAACGTCGGTCTGGTCTCCCGCTCCGGGACGCTGACCTACCAGGTCGTCGACAGCCTGACCAACCGCGGCATCGGCCAGACCACCGCGATCGGCATCGGCGGCGACCCGATTATCGGGACGGACTTCGTCGACGCCCTCGAACTGTTCGAGAACGACGACGATACCGACGCGATCGTCATGTGCGGCGAGATCGGCGGCGAGGACGAGGAGGAAGCCGCTGCGTTCATCGACGAAAACGTCGACACGCCCGTCGCCGGCTTCATCGCCGGCCGCACGGCCCCGCCAGGAAAGCGGATGGGCCACGCGGGTGCGATCGTCTCCGGTTCCGGAACCGGCACCGCGGAGAGCAAGATCAGCGCGCTCAACGACGCCGGCGTCCCCGTCGGCGACACCCCCGAAGAAGTCGCCGACCATATCGAAGAGTTCCTCGGGTAA
- a CDS encoding FmdB family zinc ribbon protein translates to MPVTLECDACGHRHTIPERPDDPDGGGTVCPECGAKPYTVRRDGLTWHSES, encoded by the coding sequence ATGCCGGTTACCCTCGAGTGCGACGCCTGTGGCCACCGCCACACGATTCCGGAGCGGCCGGACGATCCGGACGGCGGGGGCACGGTCTGTCCGGAGTGTGGCGCCAAGCCGTACACGGTTCGCCGGGACGGGCTCACCTGGCACTCCGAATCGTAG
- the bioB gene encoding biotin synthase BioB yields MVYETGNPTIDDALERVLAGERLDRTDGLALIAQPVEPLAAAGAALRDRFGDGTVDACSIVNAKAGNCAEDCGFCAQSVHFDTGIDTYGFLGPEKILEAAKRAERDGAQRFGIVVAEKGVSKANRPEEWAEVLESIRLVRDECDLEVDASLGILTEEEAVILADEGINHYNHNIETSPRYFPEIVNTHSFEDRVKTLEVAKEAGMDLCAGVILGMGETPTDRVDAAIALQEIGISSLPVNVLNPVEGTPLAERDVEISTEEIVKTVAVYKLLHPESRVRLTGGREVNLEPEEQHLPLEAGADGLLTGDYLTTEGQSPGEDIEIIERAGLEPNRDVNDFDPDEVKARSSADGSNETATDSSASTGPEPSDD; encoded by the coding sequence GTGGTTTACGAGACAGGCAATCCGACGATCGACGACGCACTCGAGCGAGTGCTGGCCGGCGAGCGACTCGACCGCACCGACGGCCTCGCGCTGATCGCACAGCCGGTCGAACCGCTCGCGGCGGCTGGAGCGGCCCTACGTGATCGCTTCGGTGACGGGACGGTCGACGCGTGTTCGATCGTCAACGCGAAGGCGGGCAACTGCGCCGAGGACTGCGGCTTCTGTGCCCAATCGGTCCACTTCGACACCGGCATTGACACCTACGGCTTCCTCGGCCCCGAGAAGATCCTCGAGGCGGCCAAACGCGCCGAACGCGACGGTGCCCAGCGCTTCGGCATCGTCGTCGCGGAGAAGGGCGTCTCGAAAGCGAACCGCCCCGAGGAGTGGGCGGAGGTCCTCGAGTCCATCCGCCTCGTCAGAGACGAGTGCGACCTCGAGGTCGACGCCTCGCTGGGCATCCTGACCGAGGAGGAGGCCGTGATCCTCGCCGACGAGGGGATCAACCACTACAATCATAACATCGAGACCTCGCCGCGATACTTTCCCGAAATCGTTAACACGCACAGTTTCGAGGATCGGGTGAAAACGCTCGAGGTCGCCAAGGAGGCCGGCATGGACCTCTGTGCCGGCGTCATCCTCGGGATGGGCGAGACGCCGACCGATCGCGTCGACGCCGCGATCGCACTGCAGGAGATCGGCATCTCCTCGCTGCCGGTGAACGTCCTCAACCCGGTCGAGGGGACGCCACTCGCTGAACGGGACGTCGAGATCAGCACCGAAGAAATCGTCAAGACGGTCGCGGTGTACAAACTGCTCCACCCCGAGTCGCGAGTGCGCCTCACCGGCGGCCGCGAGGTCAACCTCGAGCCCGAGGAGCAGCACCTGCCGCTCGAGGCGGGCGCCGACGGCCTGCTGACGGGAGATTACCTCACGACGGAGGGCCAGTCACCCGGCGAGGACATCGAGATCATCGAACGCGCTGGCCTCGAGCCGAATCGGGACGTGAACGACTTCGATCCCGACGAGGTCAAAGCCCGTTCCAGCGCGGACGGATCGAACGAGACGGCGACCGACTCGAGCGCGAGTACAGGTCCCGAACCGAGCGACGACTGA
- a CDS encoding saccharopine dehydrogenase family protein — MNETTFAVLGTGGIGRRALEVSQHKDALTPVAACDRHGTAINFDGLDVDELLAATEGNIDSEPRDNEVSTDGGTTAVEGGVKQHGEDRGVVASEQARPSEDPIRDVIDRGEQIDAVLLALPNYEHDFIPRVADRFLEGGYSGVLIDVLKRSRVIDMLDERGEAFEEQGITFVCGAGATPGFLTGAAALAAQSFVEVTDVDIWWGVGLKSGYEDNRGTVREDLAHLPEYDIEAARDLSDEEIEEIIDDQNGVIEFEDMEHADDVLLERAGVCDAEDVTVGGVLDVRSDEKPTTTTVSVTGTTFDGETATNTFRLDDATSMEANVNGPALGYLKTGVRRNRAGEYGVFGPAELMPGF; from the coding sequence ATGAACGAAACGACGTTTGCGGTACTCGGCACCGGTGGTATCGGACGACGAGCGCTCGAAGTGAGCCAGCACAAGGACGCCTTGACGCCAGTCGCGGCGTGTGACCGTCACGGCACCGCGATCAACTTCGACGGACTGGACGTCGACGAACTGCTGGCGGCGACGGAGGGGAATATCGACAGCGAGCCGCGAGACAACGAAGTCTCGACGGACGGGGGAACGACGGCCGTCGAAGGCGGCGTCAAACAGCACGGCGAGGACCGGGGCGTCGTCGCCTCCGAGCAGGCACGTCCCAGCGAGGACCCCATCCGGGACGTCATCGACCGCGGCGAACAGATCGACGCCGTGCTGCTCGCGCTGCCGAACTACGAACACGACTTCATCCCGCGCGTGGCCGATCGGTTCCTCGAGGGCGGCTACTCGGGCGTGCTGATCGACGTCCTCAAGCGCTCGCGCGTGATCGACATGCTCGACGAGCGCGGCGAGGCGTTCGAGGAGCAGGGGATCACGTTCGTCTGCGGCGCCGGTGCGACGCCCGGCTTCCTCACCGGCGCCGCCGCGCTGGCGGCCCAGTCGTTCGTCGAGGTCACGGACGTCGACATCTGGTGGGGCGTCGGCCTCAAGTCGGGCTACGAGGACAACCGCGGCACCGTCCGCGAAGACCTCGCCCACCTCCCCGAGTACGATATCGAGGCCGCGCGCGACCTCTCCGACGAGGAAATCGAGGAGATCATCGACGATCAGAACGGCGTCATCGAGTTCGAGGACATGGAACACGCCGACGACGTCCTGCTCGAGCGCGCCGGGGTCTGCGACGCCGAAGACGTGACCGTCGGCGGGGTTCTCGACGTTCGCAGTGACGAGAAGCCGACGACCACGACCGTCTCGGTGACGGGAACGACCTTCGACGGCGAGACGGCGACGAACACGTTCCGACTCGACGACGCGACGAGCATGGAAGCCAACGTCAACGGTCCGGCGCTAGGATACCTGAAAACCGGCGTTCGTCGCAACCGCGCGGGCGAGTACGGGGTCTTCGGACCTGCCGAACTGATGCCGGGCTTCTGA
- a CDS encoding aminotransferase class I/II-fold pyridoxal phosphate-dependent enzyme yields the protein MEDRGFDLEGRLDARSRNDLKRSLAPVDRVAERGYFAAPSGGDLPVLGAEESLVFGSNNYLGFTDDQRVQDAARQAAATVGTGAGASRLVTGDTLVHQDLERVLAETKRTDRALAFSSGYAVNVGTIAAMEPDVVFSDELNHASIIDGCRLSNAETVVYDHCDAASLREKLAARADRDGAAEESWLIVTDSVFSMDGTVAPLNAICDAAEAFGAWVMVDEAHATGLYADGGGVVQAEGLEDRIQIQMGTLSKALASQGGYVAGSDTLIEYLVNDARSFVFSTGLTPPAAAAASESLHLARHSDARERLWENVAHLRDGLESMGFEVLGDSQILPVLVGDRRDALALAAGIRDRDVVAPAIRPPTVPEGTCRLRVTPMATHDQADIIACLEAFRTVGEEVGLL from the coding sequence ATGGAAGACCGCGGGTTCGATCTCGAGGGGCGACTCGACGCCCGTTCGAGGAACGACCTGAAACGATCGCTCGCACCCGTCGATCGGGTCGCAGAGCGTGGGTACTTCGCGGCGCCATCGGGCGGTGACCTGCCGGTACTCGGCGCAGAGGAGTCGCTCGTATTCGGATCGAACAACTACCTCGGATTCACCGACGACCAGCGCGTCCAGGACGCAGCGCGGCAGGCCGCCGCTACCGTTGGAACGGGCGCGGGCGCGAGTCGACTCGTTACGGGCGATACGCTCGTTCACCAGGACCTCGAGCGTGTGCTCGCCGAAACGAAGCGGACGGACCGCGCGCTCGCGTTCTCCTCCGGCTACGCCGTCAACGTCGGGACGATCGCGGCGATGGAGCCGGACGTCGTCTTCTCGGACGAACTGAACCACGCGAGCATCATCGACGGCTGCCGCCTCTCGAACGCGGAGACGGTCGTCTACGATCACTGTGACGCGGCGAGCCTGCGGGAGAAGCTGGCGGCTCGAGCCGATCGAGACGGCGCTGCCGAGGAGTCGTGGCTGATCGTCACGGACTCCGTGTTCAGCATGGACGGAACCGTCGCTCCCCTGAACGCGATCTGTGACGCCGCAGAGGCGTTCGGCGCCTGGGTGATGGTCGACGAAGCCCACGCGACCGGCCTCTACGCGGACGGCGGCGGAGTCGTACAGGCCGAGGGCCTCGAGGACCGGATTCAGATCCAGATGGGAACGCTCTCGAAGGCGCTGGCGAGCCAGGGCGGCTACGTCGCGGGAAGCGACACCCTGATCGAGTATCTGGTCAACGACGCGCGTTCGTTCGTCTTCTCGACCGGTCTCACGCCGCCGGCCGCCGCGGCCGCCAGCGAGTCACTTCACCTCGCCCGGCACAGCGACGCTCGCGAGCGCCTCTGGGAGAACGTCGCTCACCTCCGGGACGGCCTCGAGTCGATGGGGTTCGAGGTGCTCGGGGACTCCCAGATCCTCCCCGTTCTCGTCGGCGACCGTCGCGACGCGCTCGCCCTCGCCGCCGGCATCCGGGATCGGGACGTGGTCGCACCGGCGATCCGTCCGCCGACCGTTCCCGAGGGAACCTGCCGGCTTCGCGTCACGCCGATGGCGACGCACGATCAGGCGGACATCATCGCCTGCCTCGAGGCGTTCCGGACGGTCGGCGAGGAGGTCGGATTGCTGTGA
- the bioD gene encoding dethiobiotin synthase, which produces MSDAPPIAVVGTGTGVGKTVVTAGLTSWFRETGLDARAIKPAQTGFPPDDDAGFVAEACEDPAAATCLRYLEPPLAPRVAAERMDERLEYDVFLEECRRELERAPVSIVEGIGGLRVPLAGEHEVLDLVADLSAVAVVVTRSGLGTLNHTALTVDALERRGIDVHGIVCNEYQGASVAERTNPPELERMTGHQVETVPSLSSDDPRELAAGVRNALSSFCSRLGEY; this is translated from the coding sequence GTGAGCGACGCACCGCCGATTGCCGTCGTCGGTACCGGGACCGGCGTCGGGAAGACCGTCGTCACCGCCGGTCTCACGTCGTGGTTTCGCGAGACCGGTCTCGACGCGCGAGCGATCAAACCCGCCCAGACCGGCTTCCCGCCGGACGACGACGCGGGATTCGTCGCCGAGGCCTGCGAGGACCCTGCGGCGGCGACGTGTCTCAGATATCTCGAGCCACCGCTCGCGCCTCGGGTTGCGGCCGAGCGGATGGACGAACGGCTCGAGTACGATGTCTTCCTCGAGGAGTGTCGACGCGAACTCGAACGCGCGCCCGTCTCGATCGTCGAGGGTATCGGCGGCCTGCGAGTCCCGCTGGCGGGCGAACACGAGGTGCTCGATCTGGTCGCCGACCTCTCGGCGGTCGCGGTCGTCGTCACGCGCTCCGGACTCGGAACGCTGAACCACACCGCGCTTACGGTCGACGCGCTCGAACGTCGCGGCATCGACGTTCACGGAATCGTCTGCAACGAGTACCAGGGGGCGTCGGTCGCCGAGCGAACGAACCCGCCGGAACTCGAGCGAATGACGGGACATCAGGTCGAGACGGTCCCGTCCCTCTCGAGCGACGATCCACGGGAACTCGCCGCGGGCGTTCGTAATGCACTATCGTCCTTCTGTAGTCGACTCGGAGAATACTAG
- a CDS encoding replication factor C large subunit gives MSDWTETYRPTTLSEVRGNNKARDKLKEWAETWEDHRDSVIVHGSPGVGKTSATHALANDMGWPVMELNASDSRGADVIERIAGEASKSGTLTAGGAGRRLVILDEADNFHGNADYGGSREVTRVVKDANQPIVLVANEFYDMSQSLRSACETIEFRDVSKRSIVPVLRDICRREGVEFEEEALEKIAENTSGDLRSAVNDLQAVAEEAERLTVDDVVTSERDTTEGIFDFLDALIKEEDAEGALRSSYDVDETPDDLLNWIEDNVPKDYEGEELADAYEFLSNADRWLGRVRATQDYSYWRYATDNMTAGVAASRRGSKGGWTRYGPPSYWSKLGRTKGTRNTRDAIAERIAERDGTSVATARREILPFLSAMTYHCKNRDLTVRMAAIYELDEAEVSFVTGSGKDTNKIQSIVEDAEERREEEAVEHSGSAFFGGESGNGDSNGGDDGGSDDDSSDDETETAADSGQQPLEASSTDPEADDAAAESASTVEEADDDQSGLSDFL, from the coding sequence ATGAGCGACTGGACCGAGACGTACCGCCCGACCACGCTGTCGGAGGTGCGCGGAAACAACAAGGCCCGCGACAAGTTGAAGGAGTGGGCCGAAACCTGGGAGGACCACCGTGACTCGGTGATCGTCCACGGCAGTCCCGGAGTCGGAAAGACCTCCGCGACGCACGCGCTGGCGAACGACATGGGCTGGCCCGTGATGGAACTCAACGCGAGCGACAGCCGTGGGGCCGACGTGATCGAACGCATCGCAGGCGAGGCTTCGAAGAGCGGCACGCTCACCGCGGGCGGCGCCGGTCGACGACTGGTCATCCTCGACGAGGCGGACAACTTCCACGGCAACGCGGACTACGGCGGCTCGCGAGAGGTTACCCGCGTCGTCAAAGATGCGAATCAGCCGATCGTCCTGGTCGCGAACGAGTTCTACGATATGAGCCAGTCGCTGCGCAGCGCCTGCGAGACGATCGAGTTCCGCGACGTCTCGAAGCGCTCGATCGTCCCCGTGCTCCGGGACATCTGCCGTCGCGAGGGCGTCGAGTTCGAGGAGGAAGCCCTCGAGAAGATCGCCGAGAACACGAGCGGCGACCTCCGGTCGGCGGTCAACGACCTCCAGGCGGTCGCCGAGGAGGCGGAACGGCTGACCGTCGACGACGTCGTCACGAGCGAGCGCGACACGACGGAGGGGATCTTCGACTTCCTCGACGCGCTCATCAAGGAGGAGGACGCCGAGGGCGCTCTTCGATCCTCTTACGACGTCGACGAGACGCCCGACGACCTGCTCAACTGGATCGAGGACAACGTCCCGAAGGATTACGAGGGCGAGGAACTGGCCGACGCCTACGAGTTCCTCTCGAACGCCGACCGCTGGCTCGGTCGGGTTCGCGCCACGCAGGACTACTCCTACTGGCGGTACGCGACGGACAACATGACCGCCGGCGTCGCCGCCTCGCGACGGGGATCGAAGGGCGGCTGGACCCGCTACGGACCGCCGAGTTACTGGTCGAAGCTCGGTCGCACCAAGGGGACGCGGAACACGCGCGACGCCATCGCCGAGCGCATCGCCGAGCGCGACGGGACGAGCGTCGCGACGGCCCGCCGGGAGATCCTGCCGTTCCTCTCGGCGATGACTTACCACTGCAAGAACCGCGATCTCACCGTGCGCATGGCCGCAATCTACGAACTCGACGAGGCGGAGGTGTCGTTCGTCACCGGCAGCGGAAAGGACACCAACAAGATCCAGTCGATCGTCGAGGACGCCGAGGAACGCCGGGAGGAGGAAGCGGTCGAACACTCCGGAAGCGCCTTCTTCGGGGGCGAGTCCGGCAACGGCGATAGCAACGGCGGCGATGACGGCGGCAGCGACGACGACTCGAGCGACGACGAGACCGAGACGGCCGCGGATAGCGGCCAGCAACCCCTCGAGGCCTCGAGCACGGACCCCGAGGCGGACGACGCGGCGGCGGAATCCGCGTCGACGGTGGAGGAAGCGGACGACGACCAGTCGGGCCTCTCCGATTTCCTTTGA